The Bradyrhizobium sp. CCGB01 genome segment AACGAACTCAATTCGCGCGGCTCGCTGTGCGATCTCATCATCGGCGATTCACAATGGATCGGCGGCGCCGCGGAGAACGGCCAGTACGTCAAGCTCAACGATTTCTTCAAGAAGGAAGGAATCAGCATGGACGACTACATGCCGGCAACTGTGGTCGGCTATTCCGAGTGGCCAAAGAACACGCCGAACTATTGGGCGCTGCCGGCGATGGGCGATGCGGTGGGCTGGACCTATCGCAAGGACTGGTTCGCGCGGCCGGACGTGCAGAAGGATTTCAAGGCCAAGTACGGCCGCGAGATCGGCGTGCCGAAGACGCTCGACGAGCTCAAAGACATCGCGCAATTCTTCCAGGGCCGCGAGATCGACGGCAAGAAGGTCTATGGCGCCTCGATCTACACCGAGCGTGGCTCGGAAGGCATCACCATGGGCGTGTCGAACTACCTCTACGATTACGGCTTCAAATACGACGATCCAAAGAAGCCCTATGCGATGGACGGGTTCGTGAACTCGGCCAGCGCGGTGAAGGGGCTCGAGGCCTACAAGGAGCTCTACAAGTGCTGCACGCCGCCCGGCGCCTCCAATTCCTACATGTCGGAAGGGCTTGATGCCTTCAAGTCCGGCCAGGTCGCGCTGCAGATGAATTTCTTCGCGTTTTTCCCGGGCCTCTACAAGGACCCGAATGTCGGCGGCGACAAGATCGGATTCTTCGTCAATCCGGCCGGTCCCGCCGCGCAGGCGACGCAGCTCGGCGGCCAGGGCATCTCGGTGGTCTCCTACTCCAAGAACCAGGCCGAGGCGCTGCAATACATCAAGTGGTTCTCCGGCGGCGACGTCCAGAAGAAGTGGTGGGCGCTCGGCGGTTATTCTTGCGCCAAATCCGTGCTGAACGACCCGAGCTTCCCGAACAGCGCGCCCTTCGCCAAGGAGTTCCTGCAATCGATGGGCATGGTGGTCGACTTCTGGGCCGAGCCTTCCTACGCCCAGCTGCTGCAAGCCGAGCAGAAGCGCGTGCATGACTATGTGGTGGCCGACAAGGGCACCGCACAGGAAGCGCTCGACGGTCTGGTGAAGGACTGGAAGGCGATCTTCAAGGAAGAAGGCAAGAAGTTCTGAGATGAACTGCCCGGAGCGCGTGCGCTCGCGCTCCGGGTTTCCTTCGAGATGACCGGAACCGTCGCAGTGTCGACGACCCCGGTACCAGGATCGGCCGACGCAATGAATGAACTGAGTGCCTCTTCGCGGATCATCTATCGGGCCGTCATGGTCCGGCCGGGTGTGGCGCGTCGTATCCGGGGCCTGTCGGACAGGACGCTCGCCTGGCTGTTCATCACGCCGACGATCGTGCTGCTGCTGGCGATCAACATCTTCCCGCTGCTCTGGACGATCTATCTGTCGTTCACGAATTACCGCGCCAATCGCGCCAACGTGCCGACGATCTGGCTGGGCGCCGATTGGTACCAGTCGATCCTGACCGATCCGGACATCTGGGCGGCGATGCAGGTGACGGCGCATTTCGTGATCTGGACGGTGGTGATCGAGACCGTTCTTGGATTTGGCCTTGCCTATCTCATCGACAAGAAATTCCGCGGCCACGGTATGTGGACCACGATCATCCTGCTGCCGATGATGCTGTCACCGGCTGTCGTCGGCAATTTCTGGACATTCCTGTACCAGCCGCAGATCGGACTGTTCAATTACGTGGTCGCCTTCTTCACCGGCCGCGCGGCCTCGTCCTTCCAGATGCTGGGCGACGTCACGCTGAGCCCCTGGGCCATCGTCATCGTCGATGCCTGGATGTGGACGCCCTATGTGATGCTGATCTGCCTCGCCGGCTTGCGGTCGATCCCGGACTATATCTACGAGGCGGCGGAGGTCGATCGCGCGTCGAAATGGCGGCAGTTCTGGTCGATCACGCTGCCGATGGCGCTGCCGTTCATCATGCTGGCGGTGCTCTTCCGCGGTATCGAGAACTTCAAGATGTTCGACATGGTCAATCTGCTCACCGGCGGTGGGCCGGGGTCGACCACGGAAGTCGCGTCGATCACGCTCAAGCGTGCTGCGTTCGAGAGCTGGCGCACCGGCTATTCCTCGGCCTTCGCGATCATCCTGTTCGTGACGGTCTTCGGCCTCGCCAACATCTACGTAAAGGCGCTGAACAAGGTGAAAAGCCGATGACATCAGCCACCACAGCCCATTCGGTCGTCGAGCCGTCGGCCACGACGCGGCGCTTTGCCGGCTCGCTCGTCGTGCTCTACGCCATCATCACCATGATCCCGCTGGTGTGGATCATGCTCACCGCGTTCAAGTCGCCGGACGATGCGATCTCCTATCCGCCAAAAGTGATGTTCAAGCCGTCGCTCGAAGGTTTCTGCAATCTGTTCACGACGCGCTCGCGCCAGACGCCGGAGTTCATCCGCTCGCTCGGACCGCCGCAGGGGCTTTGCGACAGCATCGCCCGCGACCGCAATATGGTGGTCGCCGGTCCCTCGAACTATGTGCCGCGCTTCGTCAACTCGCTGATCATCGCATTCGGCTCGACCGTGCTCGCCGTCGCGCTCGGCACCTTGTCGGCCTATGGCTTCTCGCGCTTCCGCGTGCCGCTGAAGGACGACCTCTTGTTCTTCATTCTGTCGACCCGGATGATGCCGCCGATTGCGGTCGCGATCCCGATCTATCTGATGTACCGCACCGTCGGATTGTCGGACACAAGGCTCGGGATGATCCTGCTCTACACCTCGGTCAACGTCTCGCTCGCCGTCTGGCTGCTCAAGGGATTCATCGACGAAATCCCACGCGAGTACGAGGAGGCGGCTATGATCGACGGCTATACCCGCTTTCAGGCCTTCGTGAAGGTGGTGCTGCCTCAGGCCACCACGGGAATCGCGGCGACGGCGATCTTCTGCCTGATCTTCGCCTGGAACGAATACGCCTTCGCGGTGCTTCTCACCTCGGGCAACGCGCAGACGGCGCCACCGTTCATCCCGATTATCATCGGCGAGGGCGGGCAGGACTGGCCCGCAGTGGCCGCCGGCACGACGCTGTTTTTGGTGCCGATCGTGGTGTTCACGGTGCTTCTGCGCAAGCATCTGCTGCGCGGCATCACCTTTGGAGCCGTTCGCAAATGAGCCTCGATGCCAACTCATCCATCGCGCATCGCGGTCTCGCGGACCGCATGCTGCGCCGCGGCCCGCTCGAAGCCGTGGCGACGACGACCATCGCCGCCGGTGTGGTGATGCTGATGCAGCCGTTCTCTCTGACGCTGTATTCCTGGTCGTTTGCGACGACCCTGTTCGGCACGGTGATGTTCACCATCGTGTCCAAGGTCCGGGAGTAGGGCGCGATGGCACAGATCAAGGTCGAGGCGCTCGACAAATCCTTCGGTGATTTTCATGCGGTCAAGTCCGCCAGCTTCACGGTGGAGGACGGCCAGTTCCTTTGCCTGCTCGGGCCGTCCGGCTGCGGCAAGACCACGACGCTCCGCATGATTGCCGGCCTGGAGTTGCCGACGGCAGGTACGATCCGGTTGGACGGCGAAGACGTGACGATGAATCGCGCATCCGCGCGCGACATCGCCTTCGTGTTCCAGCTCTTCGCGCTCTATCCGCACATGAATGTCCGGCGCAACATCGGCTTTCCTCTGACATGCGAGGGCATCGGTGCGGCCGAGCGCGACCGGCGCGTTGTTGAGGCTGCGCGGATCTTGCGGATCACGCATCTACTCGACCGCTCCGTCTCCGGCCTCGCCGGCGGCGACCGGCAGCGTGTGGCGCTTGGACGAGCCATTGTGCGCAAGCCGAAGTGTTTTCTGATGGACGAGCCGCTCGGCGCGCTCGATACCGAGATGCGCGAGGCCATGATTCACGAACTGCGGGCTCTGCATGACCGCTTGGGAGCGACGACCGTCTATGTCACCCATGACCAGCTTGAAGCCATGGCGATGGCTGACAGGATCGCGGTGATGAACAATGGCGTCGTCGAGCAGGTGGCGAGTCCGCGCGACATCTATGACCGGCCGGCTTCGCTGTTCGTCGCGGACTTCATCGGCTCGCCGCCCATGAATTTCCTGCCGTTCCGTGGCGGTTTGCAGACCGGCGCAGAGGCGATCCGGCTTGGCGAACGCGACGTTGCAATTCCTGCCGCGCGTGAGGCGATGGCGGAGAGCGAGCTGGTGCTCGGCGTGCGGCCCGAGCATGTGCGCTTCACCGATGGCGGCATGGTGCGCGGCGAAGTCTATGGCACGGAATATCTGGGCACGACGCAGATCGTGACCGTGACGACGCGTTACGGCGCGCTCAAGGCCCGCTCACCTAGCAGCAGATCGTTTCGGACCGGCGAGACTGTCGGGCTCGACTTTCGGCCCGATACGCTGTCGATCTTCGACAAGGCATCCGGCCGGGCGATTCGCACCGCGCTGCATGAGGGAGGCGCGCATGGCTGAGGTTGAGATCATCTCCGTTTCCAAGGCGTTCGGTAAGACGCAAGCCCTGAGCGATCTGTCGCTGACCGTCGGCGACGGCGAGTTCGTGGCATTGCTCGGGCCGACGGGTGCCGGCAAGACCACGGCATTGCGCTTGATCGCCGGGCTGGAGCAGCCGGATAGCGGTTCGATCCGGATCGACGGGCGCGATGTGACCGGTGCCGCGCCGGCGGACCGCGATGTCGCCTTCGTCTTCCAGCAATATTCGCTGTATCCGCACCTCACTGTGTTCGAGAACATGGCTTTCGCGCTGCGCGCGCCGACCCGCCGCGTGGGCGAAGCCGATATCCGCGCGAAGGTGCAGGAGGTCGCGCGGCTTCTTCACATCGAGACCAAGCTGGACAACAAGGCGACGCAGCTGTCGGGCGGGCAGATGCAGCGCGTTGCGATCGGCCGGGCGCTGGTCCGTTCGCCCTCGATCTATCTGATGGACGAGCCGCTGTCCTCGCTGGATGCCAAGCTGCGCGGCGAGCTGCGTCTGGAGCTCAAGCGGATCCAGGTCGATCTCGGCGCGACGATCCTCTATGTCACCCACGATCAGACGGAGGCGATGACCATGGCATCGCGCATTGGCGTGATTGAAGGAGGGCGGCTGATGCAGATCGGATCGCCGCGTGAGATCTACGAGAACCCGATCAACGCGCATGTCGCGGCGCGGCTGGGCCAGCCGGCGATCAATCTGCTGCCGGCGGCCCTGTTTGCCGGCACGCCGGCCGGCGCCGAGACCATCGGCGCGCGGACCGAGCACC includes the following:
- a CDS encoding ABC transporter substrate-binding protein — protein: MKRTLKALAVACGATVSAFGVGAGTTPAQAQGKTITLCWAAWDPANALVELSKDFTAKSGIGMKFEFVPWTNYADRFLNELNSRGSLCDLIIGDSQWIGGAAENGQYVKLNDFFKKEGISMDDYMPATVVGYSEWPKNTPNYWALPAMGDAVGWTYRKDWFARPDVQKDFKAKYGREIGVPKTLDELKDIAQFFQGREIDGKKVYGASIYTERGSEGITMGVSNYLYDYGFKYDDPKKPYAMDGFVNSASAVKGLEAYKELYKCCTPPGASNSYMSEGLDAFKSGQVALQMNFFAFFPGLYKDPNVGGDKIGFFVNPAGPAAQATQLGGQGISVVSYSKNQAEALQYIKWFSGGDVQKKWWALGGYSCAKSVLNDPSFPNSAPFAKEFLQSMGMVVDFWAEPSYAQLLQAEQKRVHDYVVADKGTAQEALDGLVKDWKAIFKEEGKKF
- a CDS encoding carbohydrate ABC transporter permease produces the protein MNELSASSRIIYRAVMVRPGVARRIRGLSDRTLAWLFITPTIVLLLAINIFPLLWTIYLSFTNYRANRANVPTIWLGADWYQSILTDPDIWAAMQVTAHFVIWTVVIETVLGFGLAYLIDKKFRGHGMWTTIILLPMMLSPAVVGNFWTFLYQPQIGLFNYVVAFFTGRAASSFQMLGDVTLSPWAIVIVDAWMWTPYVMLICLAGLRSIPDYIYEAAEVDRASKWRQFWSITLPMALPFIMLAVLFRGIENFKMFDMVNLLTGGGPGSTTEVASITLKRAAFESWRTGYSSAFAIILFVTVFGLANIYVKALNKVKSR
- a CDS encoding carbohydrate ABC transporter permease; translation: MTSATTAHSVVEPSATTRRFAGSLVVLYAIITMIPLVWIMLTAFKSPDDAISYPPKVMFKPSLEGFCNLFTTRSRQTPEFIRSLGPPQGLCDSIARDRNMVVAGPSNYVPRFVNSLIIAFGSTVLAVALGTLSAYGFSRFRVPLKDDLLFFILSTRMMPPIAVAIPIYLMYRTVGLSDTRLGMILLYTSVNVSLAVWLLKGFIDEIPREYEEAAMIDGYTRFQAFVKVVLPQATTGIAATAIFCLIFAWNEYAFAVLLTSGNAQTAPPFIPIIIGEGGQDWPAVAAGTTLFLVPIVVFTVLLRKHLLRGITFGAVRK
- a CDS encoding ABC transporter ATP-binding protein; its protein translation is MAQIKVEALDKSFGDFHAVKSASFTVEDGQFLCLLGPSGCGKTTTLRMIAGLELPTAGTIRLDGEDVTMNRASARDIAFVFQLFALYPHMNVRRNIGFPLTCEGIGAAERDRRVVEAARILRITHLLDRSVSGLAGGDRQRVALGRAIVRKPKCFLMDEPLGALDTEMREAMIHELRALHDRLGATTVYVTHDQLEAMAMADRIAVMNNGVVEQVASPRDIYDRPASLFVADFIGSPPMNFLPFRGGLQTGAEAIRLGERDVAIPAAREAMAESELVLGVRPEHVRFTDGGMVRGEVYGTEYLGTTQIVTVTTRYGALKARSPSSRSFRTGETVGLDFRPDTLSIFDKASGRAIRTALHEGGAHG
- a CDS encoding ABC transporter ATP-binding protein; this translates as MAEVEIISVSKAFGKTQALSDLSLTVGDGEFVALLGPTGAGKTTALRLIAGLEQPDSGSIRIDGRDVTGAAPADRDVAFVFQQYSLYPHLTVFENMAFALRAPTRRVGEADIRAKVQEVARLLHIETKLDNKATQLSGGQMQRVAIGRALVRSPSIYLMDEPLSSLDAKLRGELRLELKRIQVDLGATILYVTHDQTEAMTMASRIGVIEGGRLMQIGSPREIYENPINAHVAARLGQPAINLLPAALFAGTPAGAETIGARTEHLTIARGGGDVSATVKRVEHLGDQSHLHLDLAGRPVVTLADPEAGFGAGDVVSLRLNRPLFFDAKGGRVAA